The segment ACCGACCGGCCCGCGGCTTACCCTGTGGTGGAAGAGGTGGTTGCCATGCTGCTGTTCTGGATCCTGCTCGGGTTGCTGGTCGGCCTGTTCGCGTGGGCGGCCTGGCGTCAGAAGCGGTACGCCGGGGCCTCGTCCTACGACCGCCAAGGCTTCGCAGACCCGCAGGCGGGACTGGGACTGCACGACGACCCGGACCGTCGCTAGTCCTCACCACGGGGTCGTGGGGTCCTCCGTGGTCCACATGATCCGCTCCTCGATGTGCGACTCGGACTGACCGGGTCCCTGGATTGGGCTGCAGCGCACCGTTTTCGCAGGTCAGACGCCGTTTCGGATTGGGCCCTACCCGGCCACCTTCTTAGGCTCAGGTTGCAGGTCAACCCCAACCGAGGAGCACCCGAGATGACCGCCAAGACCGCCGCCACGACGACCGTGGCGCCGATCACGGGCGGCCTCCTTCGACGACGGTTCCACGCCGCACACACGTGCGGCAGGTCAACGGGTCGTCACCAGGACGCCAACTGGGCCGAGGCCTTCGTGGCACACCTCTCAACTGAGGTTCATCGCCATCCTACACGCATTCAGCCATATTCGTAAGCATGTTCGAACACTGAAGAGAGCGATCACGCCACCAGCACGAATGACCCCAGCGCCACGAGCCACGACGCGAACGACCCGAGCAGGAAGTACTCGGTCATCTCGTGGACGGTCTGCTGCTCGTGCCGCGAGGAGAGCTCGGGGAAGCGGAGCAGTCCCTTCGCCGCGACGACCACGCTGGCGGCGGTCACCTGGCCACCAAGGGCGAGGGCGAGGATGAAGATCCGCTCGAGCGGTCCGAGGAGCCGGCCACCCTTGAGCTGGGTCGGCGGCATGCCTCCGTCGGATCGCGGGTTGATGGTGCCGGTCGCCTTCAGCACCAGCCGGACCAGCACGTTGCCGGTGGAGAGCTGGATGGCAAAGGCACCGGACAGCAGCAGGAACCGGTCGGGCGAGACGGCGCTGAGGTCGGCGATTGCCAGCGACTCCAGCCACCGCGCGAGCGGGCCGGCAGCCGACGGCGCGAGCCCCGAGCAGGCGATCGCCCCCACCAGCGACGCGAGGAAGACGGCGAGCGGAAGGCGGGCGGCCTTCGGCCCGGGGTGGCCGAAGCCCCACGTGACGGTCAGCCCCCACACCAGCACGACGGCGGCGATCACGAGCAGCGCGGCGACGTCACGCCCGGACGTCAGGCCCGCGAGCAGGCCGACGCAGAGCGCCACCAGGGCCCCGACGCACTCGGGCAGGTAGCGCGTGCGGCGCACCGAGTGGGTCAGGTCGGTCACGGCGAAGCCGATCAGCAGGATCCCGAGCCAGCTCATCGATCTCCTCCCCCAGTCCCCATGCCGGGATCAGCCGGCGCGAGCAGGTCGTGGGCGGCGACGATCGCCGCCAGCCCGTCGGCACGCACCCGCTGTGACACCGCGGACGCGCTGATCCCCAACGCCTCGGCGACGTCGCGCTGGGTCACGTGTGACAGCAGACCACGCAGCACCGACACCGAGCGCTCCGACAGGCCGGTGACCCGCTCGTCGCGCAGCACGAGCCCGGCGTTGACCAACCCTGGGTCCGCCGCGCCCGCGGCGCCGTCCGCGACGACGTACGCCGTCCGGAGCCAGCGGTGGGCGGCACTGGCCTCGGCGCTCGCCGCCGCCTCGATGGCAGCGCGGGCGGCCCACCATCCCGGGCCGTCCTCGATCCCCGCCTCCCCGTCGAGCATGGTCGTCGCTCCCCAGCCGATGCCGTGCCGGATGTCGTACGCCGGCAGCAACCGCACCCGGACCAGCAGCGTGGCCCGCACGGCCTCGGCGACCGTCGCGAAGGCACCCTGGTACTCGTCGCCGGCGGTGATCCACATCGGCCGCAGCGGGCGGAGGAGGTCGTTGACCTCGGCGAGGGCCGCGTCGAGGTGCTGGTGCAGGACCGCGCGGTCCTGCGATGATCGGGACCCGACGAGGTCCCCGATCAGGGTGGCGACAGCAGTCTCGGACACTTCTCGATGATGAAGGTCATTGCTTCATTTGTCCATGGATGAAGCAAAACGCTTCATTCCCAGAACACTCGCTCCACCACCGCGTGCGCACGCCGCGTGGTCCGGAGGTAGTCGTTGACCATCTGGTCCGACGCCCCCTGGGGGTAGCCCAGCACCCGCGCGACCGCCGCCCGTTCGCGGGAGTCGCGGGGCAGCTGGTCGGACGGCCGGCCGCGGACGAGGGTCACGGCGTTGCGCACCCGGCTCACCAGCCGCCACGCCTCCGCCAGGGTCTCCGCGTCCTCCGAGGAGATCAGGTCGGCGTCGGCAGCCGCTTGCAGCGCGGGCAGCGTCTGGGGCGTGCGCAGTCCCTCCACCCTGCCGGCGTGCCGCATCTGGAGCAGCTGCACCGTCCACTCGACGTCGGCCAGGCCGCCGCGCCCGAGCTTGAGGTGGGTGTGACGGTCGGCGCCGCGCGGCAGCCGCTCGTCGTCGACGCGCGCCTTGATCCGGCGTACCTCCACCACCGCGGACTCCGGGATCCCCTTGGCCGGGAAGCGCAGCGGGTCGATGAGCTCGGTGAAGCGGGCACGCAGGTCGGGGTCGCCCGCGACGGCGTCGGCGCGGAGCAACGCCTGGAACTCCCACACGTGCGACCACTTCGCGTAGTAGGCGGCGTAGGACTCGACAGTGCGCACCATCGGGCCGTTCTTGCCCTCCGGGCGCAGGTCGGCGTCGACCTCCAGCGGGGGGTCGCTCGCCGGCAGCGACAGCAGGCGTCGCACCTCCGCGACCACGGCGGTGGCGTACGACGATGCGGCCTGCGCCTCGACGCCGTCGACCGGCTCGTGGACGAACATCACGTCGGCGTCGCTGCCGTAGGACAGCTCGAAGCCGCCGTAGCGCCCCATGGCGATCACCGCGATCCGGCTGGCGGGGGCGTCCAGCCCGCGCTGCCGGCGCACGGACTCGGTCGCGATGTCGAGCGTGGCCTGCAGCGTCGCGTCGGTGAGCCGGCTCAGGCCCTGCCCGACCACCGCCACGTCGGTGCCCGCCACGAGGTCACCGCACGCGATCCGCAGCAGCTCACGGCGGCGTACGGCCCGCACCGCCACGACCGCGGCCTCGGGCGTCTCGGCCCGCTCGAGGAGCGACTGCATCTCCGCCAGCGCGGCCTCGGCGCTCAGCGGGACGAGCGACTCCCCCAGCATCTTGACGCCCTGCGGCTCGCGCTCGAGGAGGTCGGTCGCGTAGCGCGAGGTGCCGAGGACGACGGCGAGCCGCTGGGCGACCTGGCCCTCGTCGCGCAGCATCGTCAGGTACCACGGGCTGCGGCCCAGGCTCTCACTGATCCGGCGGAAGCCGAACAGCCCGGCGTCCGGGTCGGGCGAGTCGGCGAACCATTCCAGCAGCACCGGCAGCAGGGTGCGCTGGATGTCGGAGGTGCGCGAGACGCCGCTCGTCAGCGCCTCGAGGTGGCGCAGCGCGGCCCGCGGGTCGGCGTAGCCGAGCGCGGACAGCCGGGCCTCCGCCGCCTCGAGCGACAGCCGCGCCTCGGTGCCGGGCAGCTTGGCGACCGCGCCGAGCAGCGGGCGGTAGAAGAGCTTCTCGTGGAGCCGGCGCACCTCGCGCCGGTGGTGGCGCCACTGGCGGTCGAGCTGGGCGGCCGGCTCGGAGAAGATGCCGATCGACCGGCCGAGCCGCCGCAGGGACGCCTCGTCCTCGGGCAGGACGTGCGTACGCCGCAGCTGGTGCAGCTGGATCCGGTGCTCGAGGGTGCGGAGGAACGTGTAGGCCTCGTGGAGCTTCTCGGCGTCCACGCGGCCGACGTAGCCGCCCTCGCTGAGGCGGGCCAGCGCGCTCAGCGTCGCGCCCTCTCGCAGCGACGGGTCGGACCGGCCGTGCACGAGCTGCAGGAGCTGGACGGCGAACTCGACGTCGCGCAGCCCGCCCGAGCCGAGCTTGATCTGCCGCTCCGCCTCGTGGGCCGGGATGTGGTCGACCACCCGCCGCCGCATGGCCTGCACGTCGGACACGAAGCCGTCGCGACCGGCTGCGCTCCACACCATCGGCGCGACCATCTCGCAGTAGCGCCGGCCCAGGTCGACGTCGCCGGCCACCGCCCGCGCCTTGAGCAGCGCCTGGAACTCCCAGGTCTTCGCCCACTTGTCGTAGTAGCCCTCGT is part of the Nocardioides cavernae genome and harbors:
- a CDS encoding SatD family protein; its protein translation is MSETAVATLIGDLVGSRSSQDRAVLHQHLDAALAEVNDLLRPLRPMWITAGDEYQGAFATVAEAVRATLLVRVRLLPAYDIRHGIGWGATTMLDGEAGIEDGPGWWAARAAIEAAASAEASAAHRWLRTAYVVADGAAGAADPGLVNAGLVLRDERVTGLSERSVSVLRGLLSHVTQRDVAEALGISASAVSQRVRADGLAAIVAAHDLLAPADPGMGTGGGDR
- a CDS encoding bifunctional [glutamine synthetase] adenylyltransferase/[glutamine synthetase]-adenylyl-L-tyrosine phosphorylase, whose translation is MTSAGTYVRKGFVDGAAAARGIEQLGDAGLPLTDELAASADPDAALDGLLRLVDALDEQAEGAGREMLAEVADDEGTAMRLCSVLGASTALAHHLARHPEQWRELTDPTLGSTRPAAYALREALLTAVGADPHADEPVAGLPDKEAVDALRVEYRRHLLRLASRDLAHHVGLDDAAAEISDLAGATLDGALAVARARVGEPAHAVRLAIIAMGKCGGHELNYISDVDVVFVHEPVDGADEGTALRAATQLASHLMRICSDHTREGTIWPVDANLRPEGSQGPLVRTLASHEGYYDKWAKTWEFQALLKARAVAGDVDLGRRYCEMVAPMVWSAAGRDGFVSDVQAMRRRVVDHIPAHEAERQIKLGSGGLRDVEFAVQLLQLVHGRSDPSLREGATLSALARLSEGGYVGRVDAEKLHEAYTFLRTLEHRIQLHQLRRTHVLPEDEASLRRLGRSIGIFSEPAAQLDRQWRHHRREVRRLHEKLFYRPLLGAVAKLPGTEARLSLEAAEARLSALGYADPRAALRHLEALTSGVSRTSDIQRTLLPVLLEWFADSPDPDAGLFGFRRISESLGRSPWYLTMLRDEGQVAQRLAVVLGTSRYATDLLEREPQGVKMLGESLVPLSAEAALAEMQSLLERAETPEAAVVAVRAVRRRELLRIACGDLVAGTDVAVVGQGLSRLTDATLQATLDIATESVRRQRGLDAPASRIAVIAMGRYGGFELSYGSDADVMFVHEPVDGVEAQAASSYATAVVAEVRRLLSLPASDPPLEVDADLRPEGKNGPMVRTVESYAAYYAKWSHVWEFQALLRADAVAGDPDLRARFTELIDPLRFPAKGIPESAVVEVRRIKARVDDERLPRGADRHTHLKLGRGGLADVEWTVQLLQMRHAGRVEGLRTPQTLPALQAAADADLISSEDAETLAEAWRLVSRVRNAVTLVRGRPSDQLPRDSRERAAVARVLGYPQGASDQMVNDYLRTTRRAHAVVERVFWE